The following proteins are co-located in the Schistocerca nitens isolate TAMUIC-IGC-003100 chromosome 2, iqSchNite1.1, whole genome shotgun sequence genome:
- the LOC126236073 gene encoding serine/threonine-protein phosphatase 6 regulatory ankyrin repeat subunit A-like isoform X2, with protein MSCSSISWLICIFVAVVTATDYSDVESIREPFVVESVQEVREWAAVPGAADGAVVSRLSASARLLVGGAGASALRPGAPDLGSPRVTLLDVDGRELRRLLAAHRTLQAPRVPSAAPQHDSSADCALQAAPPLSVETAAAAAVLAVRYSCTDLRDAALAFIKDHIFDVMASQGWADAMRTHTEDLIKVSQLLSEPPAENRSLSGEEKYIRLIEAAKHGRVEEMRALLVAGADINGKDIYGRTALHTAAWNRHVEAVRTLLDAGADVSARDNEEYTPLHMAALGGSAAVVRLLAESSADLNARDVWGWTPLHLAAREGQPEAAQALLDTGADSGARENTGLTPLDIARTRNQQEVADVLTRD; from the exons AACCGTTCGTGGTGGAGTCAGTGCAGGAGGTGAGGGAGTGGGCGGCGGTGCCGGGCGCTGCGGACGGCGCCGTGGTGTCGCGGCTGTCGGCGAGCGCGCGCCTGCTGGTGGGCGGCGCCGGGGCCTCCGCGCTCCGCCCCGGCGCGCCGGACCTCGGCAGCCCGCGGGTCACCCTCCTGGACGTGGATGGCCGGGAGCTGCGCAGACTGCTGGCCGCCCACCGCACTCTGCAGGCCCCCCGCGTGCCCAGCGCGGCTCCCCAGCACGACTCGTCGGCAGATTGCGCCCTGCAGGCTGCCCCGCCACTCTCTGTTGAGACTGCTGCCGCCGCGGCCGTCCTTGCTGTCAGGTACTCCTGTACTGACCTCAGGGACGCTGCCCTCGCCTTCATCAAGGATCATATCTTTGACGTGATGGCCTCGCAGGGCTGGGCCGACGCAATGCGCACTCACACAGAAGACCTCATCAAAGTGAGTCAGCTGCTGTCTGAGCCACCCGCAGAAAACAG GAGCCTTTCAGGAGAAGAGAAATACATAAGGCTGATCGAAGCAGCCAAGCACGGGCGAGTGGAAGAGATGAGGGCTCTGCTGGTGGCAGGGGCAGACATAAACGGAAAGGACATCTACGGGAGGACTGCACTGCACACTGCGGCATGGAACAGACACGTCGAAGCGGTGAGGACTCTTCTCGATGCTGGAGCAGACGTGAGCGCTAGGGACAACGAGGAGTACACGCCTCTGCACATGGCTGCCTTAGGCGGCAGCGCGGCTGTGGTGCGGCTGCTGGCGGAGTCCTCTGCCGATCTCAACGCCAGGGATGTGTGGGGGTGGACGCCACTGCACTTGGCGGCACGCGAAGGCCAGCCAGAGGCGGCGCAAGCGCTGCTCGACACAGGAGCCGACAGCGGGGCCAGGGAAAACACTGGGCTAACCCCACTGGACATCGCCAGGACCAGGAACCAACAGGAGGTGGCAGACGTACTAACACGAGATTAG
- the LOC126236073 gene encoding ankyrin repeat and protein kinase domain-containing protein 1-like isoform X1: MSCSSISWLICIFVAVVTATDYSDVESIREPFVVESVQEVREWAAVPGAADGAVVSRLSASARLLVGGAGASALRPGAPDLGSPRVTLLDVDGRELRRLLAAHRTLQAPRVPSAAPQHDSSADCALQAAPPLSVETAAAAAVLAVRYSCTDLRDAALAFIKDHIFDVMASQGWADAMRTHTEDLIKVSQLLSEPPAENSTPASTEGSTAHWPSEHDQTPLPDDDGAALADVGDVSSFRSLSGEEKYIRLIEAAKHGRVEEMRALLVAGADINGKDIYGRTALHTAAWNRHVEAVRTLLDAGADVSARDNEEYTPLHMAALGGSAAVVRLLAESSADLNARDVWGWTPLHLAAREGQPEAAQALLDTGADSGARENTGLTPLDIARTRNQQEVADVLTRD; the protein is encoded by the exons AACCGTTCGTGGTGGAGTCAGTGCAGGAGGTGAGGGAGTGGGCGGCGGTGCCGGGCGCTGCGGACGGCGCCGTGGTGTCGCGGCTGTCGGCGAGCGCGCGCCTGCTGGTGGGCGGCGCCGGGGCCTCCGCGCTCCGCCCCGGCGCGCCGGACCTCGGCAGCCCGCGGGTCACCCTCCTGGACGTGGATGGCCGGGAGCTGCGCAGACTGCTGGCCGCCCACCGCACTCTGCAGGCCCCCCGCGTGCCCAGCGCGGCTCCCCAGCACGACTCGTCGGCAGATTGCGCCCTGCAGGCTGCCCCGCCACTCTCTGTTGAGACTGCTGCCGCCGCGGCCGTCCTTGCTGTCAGGTACTCCTGTACTGACCTCAGGGACGCTGCCCTCGCCTTCATCAAGGATCATATCTTTGACGTGATGGCCTCGCAGGGCTGGGCCGACGCAATGCGCACTCACACAGAAGACCTCATCAAAGTGAGTCAGCTGCTGTCTGAGCCACCCGCAGAAAACAG CACGCCAGCCTCCACAGAGGGAAGCACCGCTCATTGGCCCAGCGAGCACGACCAGACGCCCCTCCCAGATGACGATGGCGCCGCCCTAGCCGACGTCGGCGACGTCTCTTCGTTTCG GAGCCTTTCAGGAGAAGAGAAATACATAAGGCTGATCGAAGCAGCCAAGCACGGGCGAGTGGAAGAGATGAGGGCTCTGCTGGTGGCAGGGGCAGACATAAACGGAAAGGACATCTACGGGAGGACTGCACTGCACACTGCGGCATGGAACAGACACGTCGAAGCGGTGAGGACTCTTCTCGATGCTGGAGCAGACGTGAGCGCTAGGGACAACGAGGAGTACACGCCTCTGCACATGGCTGCCTTAGGCGGCAGCGCGGCTGTGGTGCGGCTGCTGGCGGAGTCCTCTGCCGATCTCAACGCCAGGGATGTGTGGGGGTGGACGCCACTGCACTTGGCGGCACGCGAAGGCCAGCCAGAGGCGGCGCAAGCGCTGCTCGACACAGGAGCCGACAGCGGGGCCAGGGAAAACACTGGGCTAACCCCACTGGACATCGCCAGGACCAGGAACCAACAGGAGGTGGCAGACGTACTAACACGAGATTAG